Genomic segment of Xanthobacter dioxanivorans:
GCGAGGCCGCCTGCGCCTTGCCGCGGCCTTCGGCCACCGCCTCGGCGAAGTTGGCGAACAGCACGGTGAACCAGAGCCAGAGGATGATCTGGAACGAGAAGCCGAGGCTGGAACCGCCCATGAGGAGGTCGCGCAGGAAGAGGACGGTGGTGAGCAGCGCCACCACCTCCACCACGAACATCACCGGATTCTTCACCATCGCCCGCGGGTCGAGCTTGGTGAAGGAGGCGCCGATGGCGGGCACCAGGATGGACGGGTCGAGCAGGCTGGACGAATGGGACTTCGAATGGGATTTGGCCATGGGAGGCACTCCCGGGAAAAGAGGGGTCACTTCGCGGAGATCTGGAGCACGAGGGTGATCGCCGCCTGGATGGCGGCCGCGGCCACGAGGCAGGCCACGCTCACGATGAGGACGATCTCCGAGGTCTGGAGGGGCAGGCCGGGCCTTCCGTCCCGCCCGGCGCGAGGCCGGGCGGGGGCGGTGTCCTGGCCGTTGGCGAGGGGCTTGGGCGCGGGGGTCTCGCTCATCCGGCTTTGGCGCATCTCAGCCTCCTGCGCCGAAGCTCTGGCCGGCCGCCCCCGCGAGGTGCTCGACGATGGGACCGAGAGACAAAGCCGGGAAGAAGGTGAGCCCGCCGACGATCAGGATCACCCCCACCAGGAGGCCGACGAACAGCCCGCCGCCGGTGGGGAAGGTGCCCGCCGAGGCCGGTACCGTCTTCTTCGCCGCCATGGATCCGGCCAGCGCCATGGCCGGCACGATCATCAGGAACCGGCCGACGAACATGGAGGAGGCCAGGGTCAGGTTGTAGAAGAAGGTGTTCCCGGTCAGTCCGCCGAAGGCCGAGCCGTTGTTGGCGGTGGCCGACGTGTAGGCGTAGAGGATTTCCGAGAAGCCGTGCGGCCCCGGATTGGCGATGGAGGCCACCGCCGAGGGCAGGACGCTCGCCACCGCCGTCCAGCCGAGCATCATCAAGGGCAGGATGAGGATGGCGAGCATGGCCATCTTCACTTCCTTCGCCTCGATCTTCTTGCCCACGTATTCCGGCGTGCGGCCCACCATGAGGCCGGCCACGAACATGGCCACGACCACGAACAGCAGCATGCCGTACATGCCGGCGCCCACGCCGCCGACGATGATCTCGCCCAGCTCCATGTTGATGAGCGGGATCATGCCGCCGAGCGCGGTGAAGCTGTCATGCATGGCGTTCACCGCGCCGCAGGAGGCGGCCGTGGTGATCACCGCGAACAGGGCCGAGGCGACGATGCCGAAGCGCAGCTCCTTGCCTTCCATGTTTCCGCCGGTGAGCCCGAGGGCGTCGAGGGCCGGCGTGCCGGAGGCCTCCGCCCAGTAGGCCACCGCGACGCCGGCGAGGAACAGCACGCCCATGGCGGAAAGGATCGCCCAGCCCTGCCGCTCGTCGCCCACCATGCGGCCGAACACGTTGGTGAGGGCGGCGCCCAGGGCGAAGATGGACACCATCTGCACGAAGTTGGAGAGCGCGGTGGGGTTCTCGAACGGGTGCGCGGCATTGGCGTTGAAGAAGCCGCCGCCATTGGTGCCCAGCATCTTGATGGCCACCTGCGAGGCCACGGGCCCGACCGCGAGGGTCTGCTTGCCGCCTTCGAGGGTGGTGGCGTCCACGTAGGCGCCGAGGGTCTGCGGGATGCCCTGCCACACCAGGAACAGGGTGAAGACGATGCAGACGGGCAGGAGCACGTAGAGGGTGCAGCGGGTGATATCCACCCAGAAGTTGCCCACCGTCTGCGCCGAGGCGCGGGAGAAGCCGCGGATCAGCGCCAGCGCCAGCACGATGCCGGTGGCGGCGGAGAGGAAGTTCTGGTGGGTCAGGCCGAGCATCTGCACGAGATAGCTCATCGTGCTTTCGCCGCCGTAGTTCTGCCAGTTGGTGTTGGTGATGAAGCTCACCGCCGTGTTGAAGGCGAGGTCCGGCGCCACCGCCGACATGCCCTGCGGGTTGAACGGCAGCAGGTCCTGAAGGCGCATGAGCGCGTAGAGGATGGCGAAGCCGCCCAGGTGGAACAGGAGCATGGCGATGGTGTAGGTGAGCCAGTGCTGCTCGCGCGCCGCATCGACGCCGCCGAGGCGATAGATGACGCTTTCCACCGGCCGCAGCACGGGCGACAGGAAGGTGCGTTCGCCCGCGAACACGCGGGTCATGTAGGCGCCGAGGGGCCGCGTCAGCAGGAGGACGACGAGGCAGAACAGCGCGATCTGGATGAAGCCGTTGAGGGTCATTGGGGTTCTCCTCAGAACCGTTCGGGCCTGAGCAGGGCGAAGGTGAGGTAGAAGAGCAGGCCGGCGGTGACGAGCCCGCCGAGCGCGTAATCAAGCATCATGGGATGTCTCCTCGGGGCGGTGGCCGCAGGCATGCGACCGCGCCCGCTTTCAAGACGGAATGCAGGTTCGGGTGCGTGAGGGGCCCGCATGCGCCTGTCGCGATGCGGGCCGATCGGCGCGGCGTCAGAGCCGTTCGCAGACGTGGCCGTAGCCGATGGCCAGCGCGAACAGGGCAAGGCCCAGCGCGAGCATGAGAATGTCCAGCATCGTGGCGTTCCGATCCGTATCAGCGGCGGTACGGGCGGCGGGCCGCTTCCCGGAACAGGAAGCAGCCCGACCGCTCGTGCCTAAAGCTGGCGCGATGCGGATAAAGAGTCGAGACGGGTGCCCCGGCGCGGATATAGGAATCTCATAAAGACCGCGGGCCGGGCCCACCTTCTCAATCGCCTGGGTGCGGCCCGATCCGGGATGGGACGGCGAGGTCGTCCTGCCGATGGGGTGGCCCTGCGGCGCGCGGCCTCACAGCCCCAGATAGGCCGCGCGCACCTTCGGATCCACCAGCAGGGCGGCGCCCGTGCCTTCCATCACCACGCGCCCGGTCTCCAGCACGTAGCCGCGATCGGCGATGGCCAGCGCCGCCGAGGCGTTCTGCTCCACCAGCAGCACGGTGAGGCCCTCCGCCCGCAGTGCGCGCACCGCGGCGAGAATCTGGTCCACCAGCAGCGGGGCGAGGCCGAGGGAGGGCTCATCGAGCAGCAGCAGCTTCGGCGCCGCCATGAGCGCGCGGCCGATGGCCAGCATCTGCTGCTGCCCGCCGGACAGGCTCATGGCCGCGATCTTCCGCTTCTCGGCGAGCACCGGGAACAGGCCGTAGACATGGTCGAGCCGGCCGCGCGTGCCGGCATCCTGCCGGCGGTAGGCGCCGAGGCGCAGATTGTCCTCCACCGTCAGCGGGCCGAACACCTGCCGGCCTTCCGGCGACTGGGAGATGCCGCGCATGACGCGCTTGTGCGGTTCCAGCCGCTCGATGGGCTCGCCCTCGAACAGGATGCGCCCGGCGCGCGCCGGCTGCACGCCGGAGAGGGTGCGCAAAAGCGTGGTCTTGCCGGCGCCGTTGGAGCCCACCAGCGCGACGATCTCGCCGGCCTTCACCTGAAGCCACACCTCGTGCAGCACGCTGATGCGGCCATAGGCCGAGCTGACACCCTCAACCGTGAGCACGATCGGCCTCCCGTGCGCCGTGGTCACCGAGATAGGCGGCGATGACATCGGGGTTGTCGCGCACCGCCCGTGGCGGGCCTTCCGCCAGCGGCCGGCCCTGGGCCAGCACCAGAACCCGGTCGGAAATCTTCATCACCAGCTTCATGTCGTGCTCGATGAGCACCACCGCGACGCCGCTTCTGGCGATGTCGGCGATGAGGTGGTCCATGGCCTCGGTCTCCACCGGGTTGCAGCCGGCGGCGGGCTCGTCGAGGAGCAGGATCTTCGGGCTGGCCGCCAGCGCCCGGGCGATCTCCAGCCGCTTCAGCGCGCCGTAGGGCAGGGCGCCGGCGGAGGCGTCGGCGAGCGGGGCGAGGCCCACCTTGTCGAGCAGTTCCATGGCGCGCTCCCGCGTCACCCGGTTCTGCCGCCCGACGGCGGGCAGGCCGAGGAGGTCGGCGAGGAAGGAGGTGCGCTCCGACAGGTGGCAGCCGACCATCACGTTCTCCACCGCGCTCATGCGGAAGAACACCTGAAGGTTCTGGAAGGTGCGCGCCATGCCCCGGCGCACCAGCAGGTGCGGGGCAAGGCCGGTGATGTCCTCGCCGGCGAGCCGCACCTTGCCCTGCGAGGCGCGGTAGATGCCGGTGACGAGGTTGAACAGGGTGGTCTTGCCGTCGCCGTTCGGCCCGATGATGGAGAAGACCTGCCCCGCCTCCACCTTGAACGAGACGCGGTCCACCGCCTTGAGGCCGCCGAAGGCGATGCCGATGTCGCTGACATCGAGCAGGCTCGTGGGTCCCCCGTTCATGGCAGCCGCTCCATCAGGTAGGCGCGGATGGACGGCACGATGCCCTGCGGCAGGAAGATCATGAACACCATGATCAGCAGGCCCAGCACCGCCTGCTCGTATTCCTGCAGCGCGGTGAGCATCTGCGGCAGCACCACCAGGAAGGCGGCGCCCACCACGGTGCCGAACACCGAGCCGAGGCCGCCGATGATCACCATGGCGACGAGCTCGATGGAGTGGGAGAAGCTCGCCGCCTCGGGGGTGATGAGGCCGTTCATGGCGGCGAGCAGCCCGCCGGCCACCGCCGCATAAACCGCCGCCACCACGAAGGCCGCGAGCTTCTTCGACGCCACGTCGATGCCGGTGCCGGCGGCGGCCACCTCGCTGTCGTGCAGCGCGCGCAGCGCCCGCCCGGTGGGGCTGGCAGCGATGTTGAGGGCGAGGAGGGCGCCCACGAGGAGCGCGCCGGCCGTCACCCAGTACCAGCTTGTCGCCCCGGCCACGCGCCAGCCGAACAGCGAGAGGCGCGACACGGCCATGCCGTCCGGCCCGCCGGTGATCTCCGCCTCGCTGTGCAGCACCAAGGCGACGATGACGCCGAAGCCCAGGGTTGCGATGGCGAGGTAATAGCCCTTCAGCCGCAGGATCGGCCGGCCGACCGCATAGGCGACGAGGCCGGCGACCGCCGCGCCCAGCACCAGGCAGAGCAGCGGATCGAGCCCCAGCCGCACCGGGCTGATGGCCACCGTATAGGCGCCGATGCCGAGGAAGCCGGCGTGGCCCAGGCTCAC
This window contains:
- a CDS encoding ABC transporter ATP-binding protein — its product is MNGGPTSLLDVSDIGIAFGGLKAVDRVSFKVEAGQVFSIIGPNGDGKTTLFNLVTGIYRASQGKVRLAGEDITGLAPHLLVRRGMARTFQNLQVFFRMSAVENVMVGCHLSERTSFLADLLGLPAVGRQNRVTRERAMELLDKVGLAPLADASAGALPYGALKRLEIARALAASPKILLLDEPAAGCNPVETEAMDHLIADIARSGVAVVLIEHDMKLVMKISDRVLVLAQGRPLAEGPPRAVRDNPDVIAAYLGDHGAREADRAHG
- a CDS encoding K(+)-transporting ATPase subunit F; protein product: MMLDYALGGLVTAGLLFYLTFALLRPERF
- a CDS encoding ABC transporter ATP-binding protein; its protein translation is MLTVEGVSSAYGRISVLHEVWLQVKAGEIVALVGSNGAGKTTLLRTLSGVQPARAGRILFEGEPIERLEPHKRVMRGISQSPEGRQVFGPLTVEDNLRLGAYRRQDAGTRGRLDHVYGLFPVLAEKRKIAAMSLSGGQQQMLAIGRALMAAPKLLLLDEPSLGLAPLLVDQILAAVRALRAEGLTVLLVEQNASAALAIADRGYVLETGRVVMEGTGAALLVDPKVRAAYLGL
- a CDS encoding branched-chain amino acid ABC transporter permease produces the protein MLGKALRARYTPLLVLAALMVLVPLVSTSSFHLRVAALVWIFALAALGLTILMGYAGQVSLGHAGFLGIGAYTVAISPVRLGLDPLLCLVLGAAVAGLVAYAVGRPILRLKGYYLAIATLGFGVIVALVLHSEAEITGGPDGMAVSRLSLFGWRVAGATSWYWVTAGALLVGALLALNIAASPTGRALRALHDSEVAAAGTGIDVASKKLAAFVVAAVYAAVAGGLLAAMNGLITPEAASFSHSIELVAMVIIGGLGSVFGTVVGAAFLVVLPQMLTALQEYEQAVLGLLIMVFMIFLPQGIVPSIRAYLMERLP
- the kdpA gene encoding potassium-transporting ATPase subunit KdpA; protein product: MTLNGFIQIALFCLVVLLLTRPLGAYMTRVFAGERTFLSPVLRPVESVIYRLGGVDAAREQHWLTYTIAMLLFHLGGFAILYALMRLQDLLPFNPQGMSAVAPDLAFNTAVSFITNTNWQNYGGESTMSYLVQMLGLTHQNFLSAATGIVLALALIRGFSRASAQTVGNFWVDITRCTLYVLLPVCIVFTLFLVWQGIPQTLGAYVDATTLEGGKQTLAVGPVASQVAIKMLGTNGGGFFNANAAHPFENPTALSNFVQMVSIFALGAALTNVFGRMVGDERQGWAILSAMGVLFLAGVAVAYWAEASGTPALDALGLTGGNMEGKELRFGIVASALFAVITTAASCGAVNAMHDSFTALGGMIPLINMELGEIIVGGVGAGMYGMLLFVVVAMFVAGLMVGRTPEYVGKKIEAKEVKMAMLAILILPLMMLGWTAVASVLPSAVASIANPGPHGFSEILYAYTSATANNGSAFGGLTGNTFFYNLTLASSMFVGRFLMIVPAMALAGSMAAKKTVPASAGTFPTGGGLFVGLLVGVILIVGGLTFFPALSLGPIVEHLAGAAGQSFGAGG